A DNA window from Agarivorans sp. TSD2052 contains the following coding sequences:
- a CDS encoding ABC transporter permease: MSFLLRRLGFYFTAFLIAISFNFLLPRLMPGDPVDALFAAAQGRMDPAQMDAVREMYGFMDGSVFEQYLAYLKSVFTLDLGPSVLMFPVSVTEVIAMALPWTMFLALGSLIVALIIGVSIGTYASYRREGLFGQIFPPVLAFISNFPYIVTALLLFYFFGLKMELLPLAYTYDPTLDPAFSLEFIGSVLKHAILPMGSMVVVGIATWVFNMRNAMINILGEDYVTMGEAKGLSSFRVMYRYAGRNAILPVATAIAMAIGFSFAGSIMTEVVFNYQGLGNILLKGIVARDYPLIQAILLILVTAVLTANFIADLLYVWLDPRISK; the protein is encoded by the coding sequence ATGAGTTTTTTATTACGCCGACTGGGCTTTTATTTTACCGCTTTTCTCATCGCTATCTCCTTTAACTTCTTATTGCCGAGGTTAATGCCAGGAGATCCAGTTGACGCACTATTTGCTGCAGCTCAAGGAAGAATGGACCCCGCCCAAATGGACGCGGTTCGGGAAATGTACGGTTTCATGGATGGCTCTGTATTTGAACAATACCTTGCCTATCTGAAAAGTGTTTTCACCTTAGACTTGGGTCCGTCTGTATTGATGTTCCCGGTAAGCGTGACAGAAGTCATTGCCATGGCTCTGCCTTGGACAATGTTCTTAGCGCTAGGCTCACTAATCGTTGCACTGATCATTGGTGTCTCAATTGGTACTTATGCCTCTTATCGACGAGAAGGCCTATTTGGCCAGATTTTTCCACCAGTGTTAGCCTTTATCAGTAACTTCCCTTATATCGTTACTGCACTATTACTGTTCTACTTTTTTGGCTTGAAAATGGAGCTGTTACCGCTTGCATATACCTACGACCCAACCTTAGACCCAGCTTTTAGCTTAGAGTTTATCGGTAGTGTACTCAAACATGCCATTTTGCCGATGGGTTCTATGGTCGTTGTAGGCATCGCCACTTGGGTATTCAACATGCGTAATGCGATGATTAATATCTTAGGAGAAGACTACGTCACCATGGGAGAGGCCAAAGGCTTAAGTAGCTTTAGGGTTATGTACCGTTACGCCGGTCGTAATGCAATTTTACCCGTAGCAACCGCGATTGCGATGGCCATTGGCTTTTCGTTTGCAGGTTCAATCATGACTGAAGTGGTATTTAACTACCAAGGTTTAGGTAACATTTTGCTAAAAGGCATCGTTGCTCGTGACTACCCGCTTATTCAAGCTATTTTGCTCATCTTGGTTACCGCGGTGCTAACCGCTAATTTCATCGCCGACCTCTTATATGTTTGGCTAGATCCACGAATTTCTAAGTAG
- a CDS encoding ABC transporter substrate-binding protein: MQSKTVLSSIVCGLLLSSGSVLAEDIKQGGTLTVPIIGTGFVENFNPYTSKDLFHGVMFEPLMIFNNMTGKTEWRLAKSAEYSDDLKSIVLTLREGLTWSDGSPLTAKDVAYSFTMTKETSAFDQRGIWTDGNLTSVEVKDDTTVVFNLNEADSTFIWNLEKYHIVPEAIWSKAKDLTTFTNPNPIGSGPMTTVKYVKTQQIELCRNPNYYLAGLPHLDCITYRSYNDNSQIQPALMKGEIDWGSNFIADIDNTFVAANPEDHHYWYPANDAIHLYVNTKEEPFSHLDVRKALSMALDRAEIVDIAAYGYPTANFNVGGIGELYGPFIDSEVTAKYQDITQYNPEKANQLLDAAGYKDTNGDGFRQMKDGKRIEFDIEVVNGWTDWIQVVQMVTEYYEEVGIKANVKTVDWAVYDSALKDATYKMSINWSLVATHPILAYQEYFSTSRIGKTWHAGHGIHTPEIDALIDSFGDTNDAVAQAKIIKELQVFTAENLPFIPLFSNPTWFQYNSSKIVGWPNAENPYVQPVWYDGGKRILVLNNLHLK; encoded by the coding sequence ATGCAGAGTAAAACAGTTTTATCTTCTATCGTATGCGGCTTGCTGCTGTCATCGGGAAGTGTGTTGGCTGAAGACATCAAGCAAGGTGGAACCTTAACCGTGCCAATTATTGGTACTGGTTTTGTAGAGAACTTTAACCCATACACCTCAAAAGATTTATTCCACGGTGTTATGTTCGAACCGCTTATGATCTTTAACAACATGACCGGAAAAACCGAATGGCGTTTAGCTAAATCTGCGGAATACTCAGATGATTTGAAATCAATTGTACTTACTTTGCGTGAAGGCCTTACTTGGTCAGATGGTAGCCCACTAACAGCTAAAGATGTGGCTTACAGCTTCACCATGACAAAAGAAACCAGTGCTTTTGATCAACGTGGTATTTGGACAGATGGCAATTTAACCAGTGTTGAGGTAAAAGACGACACTACCGTGGTATTCAATCTAAACGAAGCTGACTCAACCTTTATTTGGAACTTAGAGAAATACCACATTGTTCCAGAAGCGATTTGGAGCAAAGCTAAAGATCTCACCACCTTTACTAACCCGAACCCTATCGGTAGTGGCCCAATGACCACGGTGAAGTACGTAAAAACTCAGCAAATTGAATTATGTCGTAACCCTAATTACTACCTAGCAGGTTTACCGCATCTAGATTGCATTACTTACCGTTCTTACAACGATAACTCTCAGATCCAACCGGCATTGATGAAAGGTGAAATTGATTGGGGCTCTAACTTCATCGCTGATATCGACAATACCTTTGTTGCCGCAAACCCAGAAGATCATCATTACTGGTACCCAGCTAATGACGCCATTCACCTTTACGTAAACACTAAAGAAGAACCATTTAGTCACTTAGACGTGCGTAAAGCGTTATCAATGGCATTAGATCGTGCCGAGATTGTTGATATTGCAGCCTATGGCTACCCTACTGCCAACTTTAATGTAGGGGGTATCGGTGAGTTATACGGCCCATTTATTGATAGTGAAGTGACTGCCAAATACCAAGATATTACTCAATACAACCCAGAAAAAGCGAATCAGTTACTCGATGCCGCTGGTTATAAAGATACCAATGGTGATGGTTTCCGTCAGATGAAAGACGGCAAACGCATTGAGTTTGACATTGAAGTAGTAAATGGTTGGACCGATTGGATTCAAGTCGTTCAAATGGTGACAGAGTATTACGAAGAAGTGGGCATTAAAGCTAACGTTAAAACGGTTGATTGGGCCGTTTATGATTCAGCGCTAAAAGATGCAACTTACAAAATGTCTATCAACTGGTCTTTGGTTGCTACTCACCCTATTCTGGCTTACCAAGAATACTTCTCAACCTCGCGAATTGGTAAAACATGGCACGCAGGGCATGGTATCCACACGCCTGAAATTGATGCCTTAATTGACAGCTTCGGTGATACTAACGATGCTGTAGCACAAGCCAAAATAATCAAAGAGTTACAGGTGTTTACTGCGGAAAATCTTCCGTTTATCCCACTGTTTTCTAACCCAACTTGGTTCCAATACAACAGTTCTAAAATTGTTGGTTGGCCAAATGCCGAAAACCCTTATGTACAACCCGTATGGTATGACGGTGGTAAACGTATATTGGTGCTAAATAACCTTCACCTTAAGTAA
- a CDS encoding immunoglobulin-like domain-containing protein → MKNNKFKVANAVLVAALALALSGCGDDVEVEGPIIPPPVLPPADGGTDGAALGIFDNAASEGWAVYNSSDAGLAAIVTDGDYGDVVQFTIADNGETVAGMTARTTADGHNAIDGSPYDASAIVDTGTFEFDLKIVSTTTTESAARAEMVPWSIKFEDANGNFAEVPFKILPSTDWQHFRFTLAEIAATLPPEWSDTDQVDLSLIDLMLMYPNWQTAGGLVYVVDNVAIYANAEPVVDTEAPVITLLGDATINLTNGTAFVDPGYNVSDNVDADITVTVGGDTVDTGADGAYVITYNATDAAGNEAVEVTRTINVSSVDEIAPVITLNGGSTISFVIGSTYVDPGATAADNVDGDVTADIIVDDSTVDTSTLGSYQVTYNVVDAAGNDAAEVTRTVNVIEAASTIVVNGDFESALGAEWELQEGEGTTTIVDGELVVEGISPGAAYQPRLVQGDIVVTPDVTYAIRFDAMVAEDRSINIQLGELLSGAPWFNPFMNDQAVALTTSMESYEVLFTASANAANSGDLIFALGAGVSTTFTLDNVSISEITAAEIAPVITLLGDSAVSLTVGDSYTDAGVTANDNLDGDLSASVVTVNPVDTSIVGVYTITYNLSDSDGNDAKQVTRTVTVEEESTGGTNWVLNGDFATMAAWDGAFALVDGAANITINGGESRIKQTAIGAGVVTGGQQLTLSFDVKGTSADGAIFNGIIHTIGNGVTATDIVESFVPTATWQTITHDFTAGGVATGGIDLTLGPVCGAVAGCQMDVYIDNVTIGPK, encoded by the coding sequence GTGAAAAATAACAAATTTAAAGTAGCCAATGCGGTGTTAGTTGCTGCACTTGCTTTGGCGTTATCAGGTTGTGGCGATGATGTCGAAGTCGAAGGGCCTATAATTCCACCACCCGTTTTGCCACCTGCTGATGGCGGTACTGATGGGGCTGCTCTAGGCATCTTTGATAACGCCGCAAGTGAAGGTTGGGCTGTTTACAATAGCTCTGACGCAGGTTTAGCTGCTATCGTTACAGATGGTGATTATGGTGATGTAGTGCAATTTACCATTGCCGACAACGGTGAAACTGTAGCCGGCATGACAGCCAGAACAACAGCCGATGGCCATAACGCAATTGACGGTAGCCCCTACGATGCTAGTGCTATAGTTGATACGGGTACGTTTGAGTTTGACCTTAAAATTGTTAGTACTACTACCACGGAAAGCGCCGCGCGCGCTGAAATGGTTCCATGGTCAATTAAATTTGAAGACGCTAACGGTAACTTTGCTGAAGTCCCTTTTAAAATTCTTCCTTCTACCGATTGGCAGCATTTCCGCTTTACCCTAGCTGAAATCGCAGCAACTTTGCCGCCTGAATGGTCTGATACTGATCAAGTTGACTTAAGCCTTATAGATTTGATGCTGATGTACCCTAACTGGCAAACCGCGGGTGGATTAGTTTATGTCGTCGACAACGTGGCCATTTACGCAAATGCCGAACCGGTGGTAGACACTGAAGCTCCAGTTATCACTTTGTTGGGCGATGCGACTATTAACCTCACCAACGGAACAGCTTTTGTTGACCCTGGTTACAATGTTAGTGACAACGTTGATGCTGATATTACGGTTACTGTTGGCGGAGATACTGTCGACACTGGTGCAGATGGCGCTTATGTCATTACTTATAACGCTACTGATGCTGCCGGTAATGAAGCTGTTGAAGTCACTCGTACAATCAACGTGAGTTCAGTCGATGAAATTGCACCGGTTATTACTCTAAATGGTGGCTCTACAATTAGCTTTGTTATTGGCAGTACCTATGTTGACCCTGGTGCGACCGCTGCTGATAACGTGGACGGTGATGTTACCGCTGATATTATTGTTGATGATAGTACGGTTGATACTTCTACATTAGGCAGCTACCAAGTTACTTACAATGTTGTTGACGCGGCTGGTAATGATGCTGCCGAAGTAACCCGTACAGTGAACGTCATTGAAGCTGCTAGCACTATTGTCGTAAATGGTGACTTCGAGAGCGCACTAGGTGCTGAGTGGGAGCTGCAAGAGGGTGAAGGTACCACCACTATTGTTGACGGTGAGTTGGTCGTTGAAGGGATTTCACCCGGCGCTGCATATCAACCTCGACTAGTGCAGGGTGATATTGTGGTAACACCTGATGTGACTTATGCGATTCGCTTTGATGCGATGGTGGCTGAAGATCGAAGCATTAATATTCAACTTGGTGAGCTACTGTCTGGCGCTCCTTGGTTTAACCCATTCATGAATGATCAAGCAGTAGCCTTAACAACGAGTATGGAATCATACGAAGTATTGTTTACTGCTAGCGCAAATGCCGCTAACTCCGGCGATCTTATTTTCGCCTTGGGTGCAGGCGTATCCACAACCTTTACGCTAGATAATGTTTCTATTTCCGAGATTACGGCTGCAGAAATTGCTCCAGTGATCACTTTATTAGGTGACAGCGCTGTGAGCCTAACTGTTGGTGATAGCTACACCGATGCCGGTGTAACAGCTAACGACAATTTGGATGGTGACTTAAGCGCAAGCGTTGTAACGGTGAATCCTGTTGATACTAGTATAGTTGGCGTATACACCATTACTTATAACCTTAGCGATAGCGATGGCAACGATGCCAAACAAGTGACCCGTACGGTAACTGTTGAAGAAGAGTCCACGGGAGGTACCAATTGGGTATTAAACGGAGATTTTGCAACGATGGCTGCTTGGGATGGTGCGTTTGCGCTAGTTGATGGTGCTGCCAATATTACCATTAATGGCGGTGAATCACGCATCAAACAAACCGCAATCGGGGCAGGGGTTGTTACTGGTGGTCAGCAATTAACCTTAAGTTTTGATGTTAAGGGTACCTCTGCTGATGGTGCCATCTTCAATGGTATTATTCACACCATTGGTAACGGAGTGACCGCTACCGATATCGTAGAAAGTTTCGTACCTACAGCCACTTGGCAAACCATTACCCATGACTTTACCGCAGGCGGCGTTGCCACCGGAGGTATTGATTTAACCTTGGGTCCAGTATGTGGTGCCGTCGCTGGTTGTCAGATGGATGTTTACATCGATAACGTAACCATTGGTCCTAAATAA
- a CDS encoding glycoside hydrolase family 17 protein produces MKICSLKSIMLASMSLMMVACADDPLTEGGDPGGPTPPPISDLAPQPTPDTYPMAKNGDAILGNPDYLAISYGAWRTTTRESGANVPTVDQQKEDMLILNAMGIKVIRTYNTQGFIGLDGKSNTENLLEAIQQLMDEDENFEMYVMLGVWIDALDARTEDVDHTQGSPANDDEIAMAKQLALAYPDIVKVIAVGNEAMVNWATEYYVVPGVILAHVNDLQSWKLEDDSTAGIWITSSDNHAVWGGSDANGNVGEQADLKALINAVDYISLHTYAHHDTLYDPTFAAAWKVPEDEQELSTVEQIDAAMVRAYDHTLSQFQASQAFVNTVDATKPIHLGETGWSTISTENFGEFGTRAADEYKQKSFYDAMRSFTNEFGASLFFFQAFDEPWKGDPNNASHSEKHFGLVDIDGNVKYLAWDKVETLNDLGLTRGDVSAFTQSFDGDTASLMETVFAPNYAPVVAPPEEGEFVVLGSALYEGAAAYGWDNPITAWAGVDDATAVLTVVADPSLAATWGWGAGVGINGQSTNLSSSTQMTFEMRGVNSAESVLAEFSFWVGFQTTGGSGNHWVRFNDGDYTLTEEWQTFTINLSEFGDFAGADLSQVTSPFTIADIYEQSGGSAPTKSNFEVRNISWLD; encoded by the coding sequence ATGAAAATATGTAGTTTAAAGTCAATCATGTTGGCAAGTATGTCACTAATGATGGTTGCCTGTGCCGACGACCCCTTAACCGAGGGGGGGGATCCGGGAGGCCCAACGCCACCACCCATTTCTGATTTGGCTCCGCAGCCGACTCCAGACACTTACCCTATGGCCAAAAATGGCGATGCGATTCTAGGCAATCCTGACTACTTGGCCATTTCTTATGGCGCATGGCGCACAACGACGAGAGAGTCTGGTGCCAATGTTCCTACTGTAGATCAGCAAAAAGAAGACATGCTGATCTTAAACGCCATGGGTATCAAGGTGATTCGCACCTACAATACTCAGGGCTTTATCGGCTTAGATGGTAAAAGTAATACTGAAAATCTATTAGAGGCGATTCAGCAGCTAATGGACGAAGACGAAAACTTTGAAATGTATGTGATGTTAGGTGTATGGATTGATGCGCTTGATGCTCGAACTGAAGATGTCGATCATACTCAGGGCAGCCCTGCTAACGACGATGAAATCGCCATGGCTAAACAGTTGGCGCTAGCCTATCCTGACATTGTAAAAGTGATTGCCGTTGGTAACGAAGCAATGGTTAACTGGGCTACAGAATATTATGTTGTGCCTGGTGTCATCCTTGCTCATGTTAATGACCTACAGTCTTGGAAATTAGAGGACGATTCTACAGCGGGTATCTGGATTACTAGTTCAGACAACCATGCGGTGTGGGGCGGCTCTGATGCCAATGGTAATGTTGGTGAGCAAGCGGATCTAAAAGCGTTAATCAACGCGGTAGATTACATTTCACTGCACACTTACGCTCACCACGATACCTTGTATGACCCCACTTTTGCAGCTGCATGGAAAGTGCCTGAAGATGAACAAGAGTTAAGCACTGTTGAGCAAATTGATGCCGCAATGGTTAGAGCTTACGATCACACTCTTTCGCAATTCCAAGCGTCTCAAGCTTTTGTTAATACAGTAGATGCGACTAAACCTATTCACCTAGGTGAAACGGGTTGGTCAACGATTTCAACTGAAAACTTCGGTGAATTCGGTACGCGTGCGGCTGATGAATACAAGCAAAAATCTTTTTATGATGCAATGCGTAGCTTTACAAACGAGTTTGGTGCTTCATTGTTCTTCTTCCAAGCTTTTGATGAGCCTTGGAAAGGTGATCCAAATAACGCTTCTCACTCAGAAAAACATTTTGGTTTAGTTGATATCGATGGCAACGTTAAATACCTAGCGTGGGACAAGGTAGAGACACTAAATGACCTAGGGTTAACCCGTGGTGATGTTTCAGCATTTACCCAAAGTTTCGACGGTGATACCGCTTCGCTAATGGAAACAGTATTTGCACCAAACTATGCGCCGGTTGTCGCACCGCCAGAAGAAGGTGAGTTTGTTGTGTTAGGTAGCGCATTATATGAAGGTGCTGCTGCTTACGGCTGGGATAACCCAATTACCGCATGGGCCGGTGTTGATGATGCTACCGCAGTTTTAACCGTGGTTGCAGACCCTTCTTTAGCTGCAACATGGGGCTGGGGCGCAGGTGTTGGTATTAACGGTCAATCTACTAATTTGTCTAGCTCTACTCAAATGACCTTTGAAATGCGCGGCGTAAATAGTGCAGAGAGTGTTTTGGCTGAATTCTCTTTCTGGGTTGGTTTCCAAACTACCGGTGGTAGCGGTAACCATTGGGTTCGCTTTAACGATGGTGATTACACCCTTACCGAAGAATGGCAGACCTTCACGATTAACTTAAGCGAGTTTGGTGATTTTGCTGGGGCTGATTTAAGTCAAGTGACCTCGCCATTTACCATTGCTGATATTTATGAGCAGTCAGGAGGCAGCGCGCCTACTAAGAGTAATTTTGAAGTACGTAATATCTCTTGGTTAGATTAA
- a CDS encoding family 16 glycosylhydrolase — protein MSIFTSLFTAVGLQAQYSKPATRNEDTAKTAYAAQPLKHFIAAGIIMGLSSSAWAGWEVQWIDKFDGNGVDWENWTAQTEADYNNEVQCYTADDNSSERNYDVSDGTLKIIARKKPNFCSDLGKYKAWTSGRLNSKDKQEFLFGRIEARIKFHNLEAGTWPAFWMLENRIAEQPIKGDGDNVGWPLPGAGEIDVWEWFSNEPGSYITNFYNASNCGGEFRYRYPNGAQDVQDWHKYAVEWTAEKIDFYVDETLVISRDVRACAQYKEPMFALLNVAMGGNLGGFIDPDLTQATMEVDYIAHCQPSANSDAIYCDESAPVADENPGGVAPSVQLAISQSGAIGDEIDPDAGEVVITTQLDDSETDNYTFEWQTDELPSPVISGQRVSFDPASMLDGSYSVSITVTDQGSNLSGEAQLDFTVSSAVELPAAPSDSSGGSSGLFALLSLFGLLLLRKKR, from the coding sequence ATGTCGATATTTACATCTTTATTCACAGCTGTTGGTCTGCAAGCTCAATATTCTAAGCCTGCAACTCGTAATGAAGATACAGCTAAAACGGCCTATGCGGCTCAGCCACTTAAACACTTTATAGCCGCTGGTATAATTATGGGCTTGTCTAGCTCTGCTTGGGCTGGTTGGGAAGTTCAATGGATCGATAAGTTTGATGGCAATGGTGTGGATTGGGAAAACTGGACCGCACAAACCGAAGCCGACTATAACAATGAAGTACAATGTTATACCGCTGACGATAACTCTAGCGAACGCAATTATGATGTGTCAGATGGTACGTTGAAAATTATTGCCCGCAAAAAGCCCAACTTTTGCTCGGACTTAGGAAAATATAAAGCATGGACTTCTGGGCGGCTCAACTCTAAAGACAAACAAGAGTTTTTATTTGGTCGTATCGAAGCAAGAATTAAGTTTCATAATCTGGAGGCGGGCACTTGGCCGGCATTTTGGATGCTAGAAAATCGCATCGCAGAGCAACCTATTAAAGGTGATGGCGATAATGTGGGTTGGCCACTCCCCGGTGCAGGCGAAATTGATGTTTGGGAATGGTTCTCTAATGAACCTGGCAGTTATATCACCAATTTTTATAACGCTTCCAATTGTGGAGGTGAATTCCGCTACCGTTACCCTAATGGCGCACAAGACGTTCAAGACTGGCACAAGTATGCAGTAGAGTGGACGGCCGAGAAAATTGATTTTTACGTAGATGAAACACTGGTGATTAGTCGTGACGTACGTGCTTGTGCGCAATACAAAGAGCCTATGTTCGCGTTGTTAAACGTTGCAATGGGCGGAAATTTGGGCGGTTTTATCGATCCAGATTTAACGCAAGCCACCATGGAAGTAGATTATATTGCGCATTGCCAACCGAGTGCTAATAGCGACGCGATTTACTGTGATGAGTCGGCGCCGGTTGCTGACGAAAACCCTGGCGGCGTTGCTCCTTCAGTGCAGTTGGCTATTTCCCAATCAGGTGCTATTGGCGACGAGATAGACCCTGACGCTGGAGAGGTCGTAATAACAACTCAGCTTGATGATTCAGAAACGGATAACTATACCTTTGAATGGCAAACTGATGAGTTACCTAGCCCTGTTATTAGCGGACAGCGTGTCAGCTTTGACCCTGCTTCAATGCTAGATGGCAGTTATTCAGTTTCAATTACTGTCACTGACCAAGGTAGCAACTTATCTGGAGAAGCTCAGCTTGATTTTACGGTGAGTTCTGCTGTTGAGCTGCCTGCCGCACCAAGTGATTCTTCGGGTGGGAGTAGTGGGTTATTTGCATTACTCAGTTTATTTGGCTTGTTGTTACTGCGTAAAAAACGCTAA
- a CDS encoding carboxypeptidase-like regulatory domain-containing protein, producing MMFSNVRTLTLTALTGLLFACGGGGDDGDGGTPSVDPEMYELEVTVNDANAQTALAGATVTIASESKTTNGQGVASFELVDGSYLVSATISGYDSAQQTQVIAGEAASLTLSLEEDIVAPPPEEMFIYHSDNDDSFYVQYWGDTWGSGAGLDDSIVDANFSKVIEVTSGTNWGKGAGIAWGNEQENAIDASTYNYARFNLKPNGFANVEVHVQGFNIPDFSIAIPVASGTPLSDGWMQYEVAIPSTSQLSWFAFVFASDTDASVQISNVSLITKDVDRSQPSTAAPTPSVSNEQAFSIFSDSLDEDKFVSLWNENWWNAPFYSPGSIDGDNYARYEIVGAGAEGGVVGIQFGIEYGSVDVSNHNTWNIDLYVEPGISRIQLQLVSTDGSASYIIDNPPTAQWVSYAIPFLSMGLNGESALNGAQMQMAGIQLWGEAGKAIFVDNFYFSGEADKYDLNVLVQNQQGAPLADAVVYVGAESEFNLPYEVSTNASGIATLSLAEGKQKVKASADGYGIGQAVSDIANGANSLTISLVPTNAGPTEAAPVPTVSNDDVIAIFSDTLSSEHYVTYWSDPWWNPPTQSFVSLGGNNTSKFQITPEGTNGGVTGIQYGVTNPVDGSNMTGLRFDFYATSGISRAQFQVLSSTGPAILDIAGIETGRWISVEIPFDSATGSFNRSELTQMGLQLWGSTSDSAYVDNIYFY from the coding sequence ATGATGTTTTCAAATGTTAGGACCTTAACGCTGACAGCGTTAACCGGTTTGTTGTTTGCTTGTGGTGGTGGCGGTGATGATGGTGATGGTGGGACTCCATCTGTAGATCCAGAAATGTATGAACTTGAGGTAACGGTCAACGATGCTAATGCCCAAACCGCGTTAGCCGGCGCTACGGTAACAATTGCTAGTGAATCGAAAACCACCAACGGCCAGGGTGTAGCTAGCTTTGAGTTAGTCGACGGTAGTTATTTAGTATCGGCAACAATTAGCGGTTATGATAGTGCCCAACAGACCCAAGTCATCGCTGGTGAAGCCGCCAGTTTGACGCTTAGCTTGGAAGAAGACATTGTGGCTCCCCCGCCAGAAGAGATGTTTATTTACCACTCTGATAATGACGACTCCTTTTATGTTCAATACTGGGGGGATACGTGGGGTTCTGGTGCTGGTCTAGATGATTCGATTGTTGACGCTAACTTCAGTAAGGTCATCGAAGTAACTAGCGGCACTAATTGGGGTAAAGGTGCCGGTATTGCTTGGGGTAATGAGCAAGAAAATGCGATCGATGCTTCCACCTATAACTATGCGCGTTTTAACTTGAAACCTAATGGTTTTGCCAATGTTGAAGTGCATGTACAAGGTTTTAATATTCCAGATTTCAGTATTGCTATCCCTGTCGCATCAGGTACACCACTATCAGACGGCTGGATGCAATATGAAGTTGCTATTCCAAGTACCAGCCAACTCAGTTGGTTTGCATTTGTATTTGCTAGTGATACTGATGCGAGTGTCCAAATTAGTAATGTATCTTTAATTACTAAAGACGTAGACCGGAGCCAACCATCAACGGCTGCACCTACCCCTAGCGTTTCCAATGAACAAGCGTTCTCTATATTTAGTGATTCTTTAGATGAAGATAAATTCGTTTCACTATGGAACGAAAATTGGTGGAATGCACCCTTTTACTCGCCAGGAAGTATTGATGGTGATAATTATGCTCGTTACGAAATAGTCGGCGCGGGCGCTGAAGGCGGTGTTGTTGGTATTCAATTCGGGATTGAATATGGCAGTGTTGATGTATCAAATCACAATACTTGGAATATCGATTTATACGTAGAGCCTGGTATTAGCCGTATTCAATTGCAGCTGGTATCTACAGATGGCTCCGCTAGTTATATTATTGATAATCCACCTACAGCTCAGTGGGTAAGCTATGCGATTCCATTTTTGAGTATGGGCCTAAATGGAGAAAGTGCTTTGAATGGGGCACAGATGCAAATGGCTGGGATTCAACTTTGGGGGGAAGCGGGCAAAGCTATCTTTGTTGACAACTTTTACTTTTCTGGCGAAGCCGATAAATATGACTTAAATGTATTAGTGCAAAACCAACAAGGTGCGCCATTGGCCGACGCGGTTGTTTATGTAGGCGCTGAAAGTGAGTTTAATTTACCTTATGAAGTCTCGACGAATGCTTCGGGTATAGCGACACTAAGTCTCGCTGAAGGAAAACAAAAAGTGAAAGCCTCTGCTGATGGGTACGGTATTGGCCAAGCGGTGAGCGATATTGCTAATGGAGCGAATAGCCTGACAATTAGCCTAGTGCCAACTAATGCAGGGCCAACCGAGGCAGCACCAGTGCCAACAGTATCTAATGACGATGTTATAGCGATTTTTAGCGATACCTTGTCAAGCGAGCACTATGTTACTTACTGGTCTGATCCTTGGTGGAATCCACCCACACAGTCATTTGTAAGCCTAGGCGGTAATAATACCTCTAAATTCCAAATTACTCCTGAAGGCACTAATGGAGGAGTTACAGGCATTCAATACGGCGTAACTAACCCTGTTGATGGTTCTAACATGACAGGGCTGCGTTTCGACTTTTATGCTACTAGTGGAATAAGCAGAGCTCAGTTTCAAGTGCTGTCTTCCACTGGTCCTGCTATCTTAGATATTGCTGGAATTGAAACCGGTCGTTGGATTAGTGTTGAGATCCCATTTGATTCAGCAACCGGCAGTTTTAACCGCAGTGAGTTGACGCAGATGGGCTTGCAGCTTTGGGGCTCAACCAGCGATAGCGCTTATGTCGATAATATTTACTTTTACTAG